Proteins encoded together in one Ignavibacteria bacterium window:
- a CDS encoding rhodanese-like domain-containing protein, with product MAPLVPDIIGNELNLVVALIIGIAFGFILEQAGFSSSKKLVGLFYGYDFTVLRVFFTGGVTAAIGLIILGHYGLVDLNLIYVNPTFIWSALIGGLIMGLGFVIGGFCPGTSICSAAIGKVDAMFFIGGSFIGIFLFAEGYPVFETLFKAGAWGNIRIFDLLGMSQELFAFLLVFMAVTAFIATTMIEKRNNRGYVDPTLQPFKLYYGLAGIAIIIGLSAFAFPERQTALKEEANNPDVVSKSKFEMMDSDELAFRIIDNDRTLQIFDFRKEEEYNELKLPNSTNWTTDNLFGKDIHKKLAIKGMKNVIVTNNEEEGKKLGYIAVELGYKDIYVLKGGIEEFKNIILNFKKPEAETRQMQATYVFREKASKKLPELIEANKKMINTGEKKSKRIIGGC from the coding sequence ATGGCACCATTAGTTCCTGATATAATTGGAAACGAATTAAACCTTGTTGTAGCATTAATCATAGGAATAGCATTTGGCTTCATACTCGAGCAGGCGGGGTTTTCATCATCAAAAAAACTTGTAGGTTTATTTTATGGGTATGACTTTACTGTGCTGCGAGTATTTTTTACAGGCGGGGTAACCGCGGCAATAGGATTGATTATACTGGGTCATTACGGTTTGGTTGATTTAAACCTGATTTATGTTAATCCGACTTTTATCTGGTCTGCTTTGATAGGAGGTTTAATAATGGGTTTGGGGTTTGTAATAGGCGGTTTCTGTCCGGGAACGAGCATCTGCAGCGCTGCAATAGGTAAGGTGGACGCTATGTTTTTCATAGGCGGTTCATTTATAGGTATATTTTTGTTTGCTGAGGGATATCCCGTTTTTGAAACATTGTTTAAAGCAGGCGCCTGGGGAAACATTAGAATATTCGATTTGCTTGGAATGTCTCAGGAGTTGTTTGCCTTCTTACTCGTGTTTATGGCTGTAACGGCATTTATAGCAACAACAATGATTGAAAAAAGGAATAACAGGGGATATGTAGATCCGACACTTCAGCCATTTAAACTTTATTACGGACTTGCGGGAATTGCGATTATTATTGGACTTTCAGCGTTTGCTTTTCCCGAAAGACAAACGGCATTAAAAGAAGAAGCAAACAATCCTGATGTTGTTTCAAAATCAAAATTTGAAATGATGGATTCTGATGAGCTTGCATTCAGGATAATTGATAATGACAGAACGCTGCAGATATTTGATTTCAGAAAAGAAGAAGAATATAATGAACTGAAACTTCCAAACTCTACAAACTGGACAACGGATAATCTTTTCGGAAAAGATATTCATAAGAAACTTGCGATAAAAGGAATGAAGAATGTTATCGTAACTAACAACGAAGAGGAAGGAAAGAAGCTGGGATACATTGCCGTAGAGCTGGGCTATAAAGACATTTATGTTTTAAAAGGAGGCATTGAAGAATTTAAGAATATAATCTTAAACTTTAAAAAGCCGGAAGCAGAAACGAGACAAATGCAGGCGACTTATGTCTTCAGAGAAAAGGCAAGCAAGAAACTTCCCGAACTTATTGAAGCAAACAAGAAAATGATAAACACGGGCGAGAAGAAGTCAAAAAGAATTATAGGAGGCTGCTGA
- a CDS encoding class I SAM-dependent methyltransferase, whose protein sequence is MENKFWDERYSEQHYVYGKEPNGFFKQWIDKLQPGKLLLPGEGEGRNAVYAAKKGWDVTAIDFSEQAKIKAIKLAEENNVTINYIVSSTADYKYPEQEYDAAALVFVHFAQGLRENVHRSIIKSLKTGGTLIIEAFSKAQIHNSSGGPKDLNALYSIDDFRNDFCGLNISELSEYHIELKEGDYHKGPADVIRFAAIKTNI, encoded by the coding sequence ATGGAAAACAAATTCTGGGATGAACGTTATTCAGAGCAGCATTACGTTTACGGCAAAGAGCCGAATGGGTTCTTTAAACAATGGATAGACAAGCTGCAGCCCGGGAAGCTTCTCCTGCCCGGCGAGGGCGAGGGCAGGAATGCCGTCTATGCGGCTAAGAAAGGCTGGGATGTGACTGCAATAGACTTCAGCGAGCAGGCAAAGATTAAAGCAATAAAATTAGCAGAAGAAAATAACGTTACAATTAATTACATAGTCTCTTCTACTGCCGATTATAAATATCCCGAGCAGGAATACGATGCGGCTGCTCTTGTTTTTGTTCATTTTGCTCAGGGTTTAAGAGAAAATGTACACAGGTCAATAATAAAATCTTTAAAAACCGGCGGGACGCTGATTATAGAGGCATTCAGCAAAGCCCAGATACACAATAGTTCTGGCGGTCCCAAGGATTTAAATGCTTTGTATAGCATTGATGATTTCCGGAATGATTTCTGTGGACTAAATATTTCCGAGCTTTCCGAATATCACATTGAGCTGAAAGAGGGAGATTATCACAAAGGACCTGCTGATGTAATCAGGTTTGCGGCAATTAAAACAAATATCTGA
- a CDS encoding tetrathionate reductase family octaheme c-type cytochrome, which yields MKKGFIAITLFALVVISAAVFLIPKQQEREKVELLREKYSVKHTPSTDHSKLDALKKEFSTPQEVTAACNNCHTDRHTEVMNSSHWNWEREEYVRGRGIISIGKKNAINNFCIGVEGNEQSCAKCHIGFGMSDKTFTYTDQNNIDCLVCHDNTETYAKGNEMSGYPDPKIHLSNIAQNVGKPKRSNCGVCHFFGGGGNNVKHGDLEKSMFEPDRSIDVHMATDGKNLQCVDCHLTEKHNMLGKVYSLSSMNRNRSTCEQCHTESPHKSSVLNEHNLKVACQTCHIPVYAKVNATKTDWDWSTAGKLKDGQPYEEDDADGNHTYLSIKGSFKWGKNLKPEYIWFNGNAQHYLLGDTISDTTNPLVINKLLGSYDDKESKIIPVKIHRARQPYDPVNKMLIQPKLFADKEGEGALWKDFDWQRASEVGMKDVNLPFSGKISFINTEMYWPINHMVSSKDSTLKCTDCHTRTDSRIANLKDFYIPGRDYNKYVDNTGTAIIIATFAGIAIHGTLRYRSSKKHKNGK from the coding sequence ATGAAAAAGGGTTTTATTGCAATTACATTATTTGCTCTTGTGGTTATATCCGCTGCGGTATTTCTGATACCAAAGCAGCAGGAGCGAGAAAAGGTTGAACTTCTAAGAGAAAAGTATTCGGTTAAACACACGCCTTCAACCGACCATTCAAAGTTAGATGCGCTGAAAAAAGAATTTTCGACGCCTCAGGAAGTAACCGCGGCATGCAACAACTGCCACACAGACAGACACACCGAGGTAATGAACTCGAGCCACTGGAACTGGGAAAGAGAGGAATACGTAAGAGGAAGGGGCATCATATCAATCGGCAAGAAGAATGCTATCAATAATTTTTGCATCGGGGTTGAGGGCAATGAACAAAGCTGCGCAAAGTGCCACATCGGATTCGGGATGTCGGATAAAACTTTTACTTATACAGACCAGAATAATATTGACTGCCTTGTTTGTCACGATAACACGGAAACGTATGCAAAGGGAAATGAAATGTCGGGATATCCTGACCCCAAAATTCATCTGAGCAACATTGCGCAGAATGTCGGCAAGCCGAAGCGTTCAAACTGCGGAGTTTGTCATTTCTTCGGGGGAGGCGGTAACAACGTTAAGCACGGCGACCTGGAGAAGTCAATGTTTGAACCTGATAGGTCGATAGATGTTCACATGGCAACAGACGGTAAAAATCTGCAGTGCGTAGATTGCCACTTAACAGAAAAACATAACATGCTTGGAAAAGTTTATTCGCTGTCATCGATGAACAGGAACCGTTCAACGTGCGAGCAGTGCCACACAGAAAGTCCTCACAAGAGTTCTGTTTTAAACGAGCATAATTTAAAAGTTGCCTGCCAGACATGCCACATTCCTGTTTATGCAAAAGTTAATGCGACAAAAACTGACTGGGACTGGTCAACGGCGGGAAAGCTAAAAGACGGACAACCTTATGAAGAAGACGATGCCGACGGCAATCACACATATTTATCGATTAAAGGAAGTTTTAAATGGGGGAAAAATTTAAAGCCCGAATACATATGGTTTAACGGTAATGCACAGCATTATTTATTAGGAGACACGATAAGCGATACAACAAATCCTTTAGTGATTAATAAACTGCTCGGTTCTTATGACGATAAAGAGTCAAAGATTATTCCTGTTAAAATTCACAGAGCCAGACAGCCATACGACCCTGTGAATAAAATGCTCATACAACCGAAATTGTTTGCGGACAAAGAGGGCGAAGGAGCGCTTTGGAAGGATTTCGACTGGCAAAGGGCTTCTGAGGTCGGCATGAAAGATGTTAACCTTCCATTCAGCGGAAAAATCTCTTTTATCAACACAGAAATGTACTGGCCGATAAACCACATGGTATCCTCGAAAGACTCAACCTTAAAGTGCACCGACTGCCATACGAGAACAGACAGCAGAATCGCAAACCTTAAGGACTTCTACATACCGGGAAGGGACTATAACAAGTATGTTGATAACACGGGCACGGCAATTATAATCGCGACATTTGCTGGAATAGCAATTCACGGAACGCTGAGATACAGGTCATCTAAAAAACACAAAAACGGGAAATAA
- a CDS encoding MarR family winged helix-turn-helix transcriptional regulator: protein MADRIIDLIIGIKGKCLDKEETIRHEFNLSPAEYRGILAMRPGEPCNCNALSKNMGLSASRGSRVVEKLIKNKYLAQQVSKEDRRNVILKLAPKGARVRKKIEVVLNECEQTIQKKLSVSEKKDTIKLFHKLENCL, encoded by the coding sequence ATGGCAGACAGAATAATAGACCTGATAATAGGAATAAAAGGCAAATGCCTTGACAAGGAAGAGACAATAAGGCATGAATTTAACCTGTCCCCCGCCGAATACAGGGGCATACTCGCAATGAGACCCGGGGAGCCATGCAACTGCAATGCTCTCTCAAAGAATATGGGGCTTTCTGCATCGAGAGGGAGCCGCGTGGTGGAAAAGCTTATTAAAAACAAATACCTCGCACAGCAGGTTTCAAAAGAAGACAGACGTAATGTAATTCTTAAACTCGCACCGAAAGGGGCACGGGTGAGGAAGAAAATTGAGGTTGTGCTGAACGAGTGTGAACAAACAATTCAAAAAAAACTTTCTGTTTCAGAGAAAAAGGATACTATAAAGCTTTTTCATAAACTGGAAAACTGTTTGTAA
- a CDS encoding cytochrome b/b6 domain-containing protein produces the protein MSKNVLIYKSFERFWHWMQALLIFFLAATGFEIHGTYSFFGFENAVTYHNVAAYSFIALIVFAIFWHFTTGEWRQYIPTLTNIKAQLHYYLFGIFQNASHPTKKTVLSKLNPLQKLVYFGLKILVIPIVVISGLLYMFYRYSQNQTTASINIDSLGIIAVVHTAGAIMLIAFLVTHLYLITTGTTLTSNLKAMLTGYEEIEGEEETVNQNNLETNNSKT, from the coding sequence ATGTCGAAAAACGTATTAATATATAAATCATTTGAGCGGTTCTGGCACTGGATGCAGGCGCTTTTAATTTTCTTTCTTGCGGCAACGGGGTTTGAAATACACGGAACATACAGTTTCTTCGGGTTTGAGAATGCTGTTACATATCACAATGTTGCGGCATACAGTTTTATTGCGCTGATTGTATTCGCAATATTCTGGCATTTTACAACGGGCGAGTGGAGGCAATACATTCCGACTTTAACAAACATAAAAGCACAACTGCATTACTATCTTTTCGGAATATTTCAAAATGCAAGCCATCCGACAAAGAAGACTGTATTGAGCAAATTAAATCCATTGCAGAAATTAGTTTACTTCGGATTAAAAATTCTTGTGATTCCTATTGTGGTTATATCGGGGCTTTTGTACATGTTTTACAGATACTCGCAGAACCAGACGACTGCAAGCATTAACATAGACTCGCTGGGAATAATAGCGGTAGTACATACGGCGGGAGCGATAATGCTTATTGCATTTTTAGTTACACACCTGTATTTAATCACAACGGGAACAACTCTAACATCAAATTTGAAAGCAATGCTTACTGGATATGAAGAAATAGAGGGTGAAGAAGAAACAGTAAATCAGAATAATTTAGAAACCAATAACAGCAAAACATAA
- a CDS encoding YeeE/YedE thiosulfate transporter family protein gives MNTTKYMNPYLAGFLLGLLLLITIFITGRGLGASGAVKSAVVATMNTIVPAHTESTHFYKEYAEEHAGNPLKSWLVFEVIGVLIGGFISGLVSNRLSLTLEHSPKIKARTRIIGAIIGGLLFGFGAQLGRGCTSGAALSGMAVLSAGGIITMMAIFGGAYAFAYFFRKLWI, from the coding sequence ATGAATACAACAAAATATATGAATCCTTATTTAGCAGGATTCCTTCTTGGACTGCTTCTGCTGATTACGATATTCATAACAGGCCGCGGACTTGGAGCAAGCGGAGCGGTAAAAAGCGCTGTAGTAGCGACTATGAACACCATTGTCCCTGCACACACGGAAAGCACGCACTTTTACAAAGAATACGCCGAGGAGCATGCCGGCAACCCTTTAAAGAGCTGGCTTGTATTTGAGGTAATAGGTGTATTGATAGGCGGGTTTATTTCCGGATTGGTATCTAACAGATTAAGTTTAACGCTTGAACACTCCCCGAAGATAAAAGCACGAACACGCATAATCGGTGCGATTATCGGCGGGCTTCTATTTGGGTTCGGTGCACAGCTTGGGCGCGGATGCACGAGCGGTGCGGCTTTAAGCGGAATGGCAGTTTTATCGGCAGGCGGTATTATAACAATGATGGCAATATTCGGGGGAGCTTATGCCTTCGCGTATTTTTTCAGAAAACTTTGGATATAA